In Candidatus Nitrosotalea sinensis, the sequence TCTCAAATCCCCACCTTACTGTATATGTTATAGTAACAGATGACAAAAAGTATCTAGGTATAGCAGATAACATAGTAACTCCGGTCCATCCGATAAAATCTGTCAAGCATCCTCATGAGATTGATATGAAACTTGGCAGGTGTGTTGTAAATTTGTCCCAGTTAAATGAGGGAAAGACATTGTGCGATCCATTCTGCGGTACAGGTACTATTTTGCTTGAAGCAGAATCCATGGGAATAAATGCAATAGGAATCGACTATGATAAAATAATGTGCAAGATAACATCAAAGAACCTTGCTGCAAATGGTTTTCGTTCCAGGGTGATAAATTCCCAGTACAACAAGATGCTTGATTTCAAAGATGAAATTGATGGCATTGTAACTGACTTGCCCTATGGAATATCATCTAGATCCTCAATACCTCCGCAGAGGCTTGTCAAGGATTTTTTGTCAATAATTCCAAAAAGAAAAAAACTTGTAATGGTGTACAAAAAAGGTTTAGAGGTAGAAGAGATGAACAAAGCAAAAAAATACGAGATATATCGACATAAGAGCTTGACAAGGGTCATAGGAGTATTATCATGAAACTTGTATTCTTGGGAACATCAGCAGCACAACCAACAACAGAGCGTGGCATGACATGCATCTGTCTTGTGCTTGACAAAGAGATACTAATGTTTGATGCAGGAGAGGGAGCGCAGATTGCATTTCAAAAGGCAAAGCTTGGATGGAACAAAAAGATTAGGATATTTGTAACACATCTTCATGGGGACCACTGCGTAGGCATACTTGGACTGTTGCAGACAATGTCATTGCAGAACAGGACCGAATCCGTTGACATCTATGGCCCAAGAGGAATCGAGGAGTTTATTGCTGCAAACTTGAAGGTGCTAAACTTTGGGCTGACATTTCCTGTAAGAATAACAAGAATTAGCGAGGGCCTAGTGCTTGATGATTCTGGATATAACATACATACTTGCGAGGCAGAGCACTCTATTCCTGCGTATTCGTATAGATTTACAGAAAATGACAGGCCTGGAAGGTTTTATCCTGAAAAGGCCAAGGAGTTGGGAATACCAGAGGGAAAGCTTTGGCACGAGTTGCAAAATGATAAGGAAATTACAGTTCAAGGAAGAACAATAAGGCCTTCTGATGTGATGGGAGAAAAGCGCAAGGGGATAAAAATTGGCATATCAGGTGATACTAGGCCCACTAGAAAACTTGAGGAATTTTTCAAGGGGTGTGATTACATGACATTTGATTCCACATATGATGATTCATTAAAAGACAAGGCAAAGGAAAACTATCACTCTACATCAAAAGAAGCTGCAGAGCTTGCCAAAAAGGCAGGAGTTACAAACTTGATACTGACACACTTTTCTGCAAGATATGAAAACACTGACGAGCTTGTACGAGAGGCAAAGACCATTCACGAGTCTGTTGTTGGTGCAAGAGATCTGCTGGAGATTAACATCAGATAAAAAATGTGGGATGCCATATCAGAAAAATTGCAAGATGCAGAAAAAATTGTTTTTGTGACAGGTGCCGGGATATCACAGGAAAGTGGAATTCCAACTTTTCGAGGAAAGGAAGGTCTTTGGAGAAAATATGATCCAATGCAGCTTGCAACGATAGATGCTTTTTATCAAGATCCAAAACTTGTGTGGGAGTGGTATGAAGAAAGAAGACGCAACATTCTTGATGCCAAACCAAATCCGGGACACTTGGCAATTGCTGAACTTGGAAAATACAAGAATGTCCACGTACTTACTCAAAATATAGATAGTCTTCATCAGAGGGCAGGGAGCAAAAATGTGTACGAGTTGC encodes:
- a CDS encoding DNA methyltransferase; translated protein: MTSFFVLPSQHEELARDEITSISKSYDTKTRVQSSPRLVFVESKVSWKKIASRSTFSRYSGEILDTFEDSSQIDLSITKPESFVCRTINLSSKKIGTSLERQVGGILKKKWDSQVSLSNPHLTVYVIVTDDKKYLGIADNIVTPVHPIKSVKHPHEIDMKLGRCVVNLSQLNEGKTLCDPFCGTGTILLEAESMGINAIGIDYDKIMCKITSKNLAANGFRSRVINSQYNKMLDFKDEIDGIVTDLPYGISSRSSIPPQRLVKDFLSIIPKRKKLVMVYKKGLEVEEMNKAKKYEIYRHKSLTRVIGVLS
- the rnz gene encoding ribonuclease Z, which produces MKLVFLGTSAAQPTTERGMTCICLVLDKEILMFDAGEGAQIAFQKAKLGWNKKIRIFVTHLHGDHCVGILGLLQTMSLQNRTESVDIYGPRGIEEFIAANLKVLNFGLTFPVRITRISEGLVLDDSGYNIHTCEAEHSIPAYSYRFTENDRPGRFYPEKAKELGIPEGKLWHELQNDKEITVQGRTIRPSDVMGEKRKGIKIGISGDTRPTRKLEEFFKGCDYMTFDSTYDDSLKDKAKENYHSTSKEAAELAKKAGVTNLILTHFSARYENTDELVREAKTIHESVVGARDLLEINIR